One genomic region from Carettochelys insculpta isolate YL-2023 chromosome 4, ASM3395843v1, whole genome shotgun sequence encodes:
- the LOC142012291 gene encoding putative N-acetyltransferase camello, whose protein sequence is MVDYRIREYRDEDYEAVREMFATGMSEYVPALCVHVLKQPWVILVLSCTFCLLLTSSKSLLLPVLAVTLLLATGQQLLGCAWATYIKRCLQGDLLDIRATYMSRAGSRFWVAEAEECVVGTVAARPSDDQEGELMLKRLSVRKDYRGLGIAKALCQVVLSFAQQQGCSSVVLNTLMVQDEARLIYERLGFEKYRAEVLPTVYGRLANVTVSKYRYGIPRRR, encoded by the coding sequence ATGGTGGACTATCGCATCCGTGAGTACCGGGACGAGGACTACGAGGCAGTGCGCGAGATGTTCGCCACGGGGATGAGCGAGTACGTCCCGGCCTTGTGCGTGCACGTGCTGAAGCAGCCCTGGGTGATCCTGGTGCTCTCCTGCACCTTCTGCCTCCTGCTGACCAGCTCCAAGTCCCTGCTGCTGCCCGTCCTGGCTGTGACGCTGCTCCTCGCCACGGGCCAGCAGCTGCTCGGCTGCGCCTGGGCCACCTACATCAAGCGCTGCCTACAGGGGGACCTGCTGGACATCAGGGCGACCTACATGAGCCGTGCAGGCTCCCGCTTCTGGGTGGCGGAAGCGGAGGAGTGTGTGGTGGGCACGGTGGCTGCCCGGCCCTCGGACGACCAGGAGGGCGAGCTGATGCTGAAGCGGCTGTCGGTGCGGAAGGACTACCGGGGGCTGGGCATCGCCAAGGCGCTGTGCCAGGTGGTGCTCAGCTtcgcccagcagcagggctgcagctctgtgGTGCTGAACACCCTGATGGTGCAGGATGAGGCCCGGCTAATATATGAGCGGCTGGGCTTTGAGAAGTACCGTGCCGAGGTGCTGCCCACCGTCTATGGGAGGCTGGCCAACGTCACGGTCTCCAAGTACCGGTACGGCATTCCCCGCAGGCGCTGA